A window of the Dermatophagoides farinae isolate YC_2012a chromosome 2, ASM2471394v1, whole genome shotgun sequence genome harbors these coding sequences:
- the LOC124498951 gene encoding uncharacterized protein LOC124498951, with the protein MHILDSYENSLPKIINHQSIDPIPNTKYKRLICSKVFENKSKCLNGEQPEVFAFDQIISRHNCSFQFELLDDLIILFKANNHHILYRINPRFYDELQPNSFVEEVANRIDSNVRLQKVIRCQFYPYDLGLYSSLTHDRLSIFDTVRQELVQTLPNRQMTYTKKFYQMDWNPLTYVSIALACDNSEALIFDHRTDHTSLSLIVNDPCTKNNESTRCQVVYWSPQDENGLFIGTRAGSIIMYDIRQPRKPLAAHLSSHLYRHPVAHISMSPDHRNIITIHPTYADRNIFRWKIKPNIMNRNQFLKEMPLFVIKRLSHSNVRNSFNDSSFRKNERHKLEDIHFEHMQPYITNEYASLFSRTINGQINNLNYAFEESKKYDDESVLSRNTHFCPKKLSLSSTDDDFDHHPRSTLFYGYGSTNKGDEPIPAIFYKANKVFLVRRLRFTNDEADIQQNFRKIQSFESEDRWSSSSDSE; encoded by the exons atgcATATACTTGATTCATATGAAAATTCTCTACCAAAGATCATAaaccatcaatcaatcgatccaaTTCCCAATACTAAATATAAACGATTGATTTGTTCAAAGGTATTCGAAAATAAAAGTAAATGTTTGAATGGAGAACAACCCGAAGTATTTGCGtttgatcaaattatttCTCGTCATAActgttcatttcaatttgaactTCTAGATGATTT AATTATACTTTTTAAagcaaataatcatcatatacttTATCGAATAAATCCAAgattttatgatgaattaCAACCGAATAGTTTTGTTGAAGAAGTTGCCAATCGTATTGACAGCAATGTTCGTCTACAGAAAGTGATTCGTTGTCAATTTTATCCATATGATCTTGGACTATATTCATCTTTGACTCATGATCGTCTAAGCATATTCGATACAGTTCGACAGGAGCTTGTTCAGACATTACCAAATAGACAAATGACATATACAAAGAAATTCTACCAAATGGATTGGAATCCATTAACTTATGTGTCGATTGCAC TGGCCTGTGATAATTCCGAAGCATTAATATTTGATCATAGAACGGATCATACATCGCTCTCATTAATTGTAAATGATCCATgtacaaaaaataatgaatcaacCAGATGTCAAGTGGTTTATTGGTCCCCACAAGATGAAAACGGTTTGTTTATAGGCACCAGAGCCGgttccatcatcatgtatgATATTCGTCAACCAAGAAAGCCTTTAGCGGCACATTTATCTTCACATTTATATAGACATCCAGTTGCTCATATTTCAATGTCGCCGGATCATCGAAACATAATAACAATACATCCAACCTATGCAGATAGGAATATATTTCGATGGAAAATCAAGCCGAATATTATGAATAGAAATCAATTTCTTAAAGAAATGCCGctttttgtcatcaaaaggctttcacattcaaatgttcgtaattcattcaatgattcatcGTTTAGGAAAAATGAACGTCACAAATTGGAAGATATTCATTTCGAACATATGCAGCCATACATAACAAATGAATATGCTTCTTTATTCAGTCGAACCATTAATGGACAGATAAACAACTTGAACTATGCATTTGAAGAgtcaaaaaaatatgatgacgAATCAGTTCTTTCACGAAATACACATTTTTGCCCAAAGAagttgtcattatcatccactgatgatgattttgatcatcatcctcgCTCAACATTATTTTATGGTTATGGATCCACAAATAAGGGCGATGAACCGATTCCAGCCATATTCTACAAAGCAAACAAAGTATTTTTAGTGAGACGTTTACGATTTACAAACGATGAAGCCGAtatacaacaaaattttagaAAAATTCAGTCTTTTGAAAGCGAAGATAGATGGTCATCAAGCAGTGATTCCGAATAA
- the LOC124498949 gene encoding uncharacterized protein LOC124498949, whose translation MTLEEVRRIAFGSPERRPIMNSSRRKSALVSTSNVGLKSGTSGLQNAKTKIKNFMDTLLNKTTPCISGGNCSNDYSSTNVDTVGQSKNIRMSSPIITNQNRYDNTANPMNHHTRTRRRRHPRTPLETRSGLEFQQQLSSPFIQRALPPVPATLFTDHNNNNSNNIDNDNGSNHITTANNEDHSLRYRSSLQCQISRSQLKSMSEYERQKYLDYVSSIERVKNCGWYWGPISGEMAEKLLEPEPCGSFLVRDSSDEHYIFSLSFKLDEMVRHVRIEQEQGNFSFGSLKKFRSSTIVDFIESAMEHSRSGQFLFFLRLGPELGPIRVQLLYPVSRFKRVQSLQHICRFVILQFVRRDQIHELALPKYLRQYLDTPYYYSEELAKMQPKTESDIDKEKRLLDMKRKLFLQTDYQTLISKMLINRVNLEKKLSIHLPLIDPLDNDNSSDEDVDTKENKSDSIAIIHDDDDDDNHEQQLL comes from the exons ATGACACTGGAAGAAGTGCGAAGAATAGCATTTGGATCGCCTGAAAGAAGACCAATTATGAATTCTTCTCGTCGGAAATCTGCCTTAGTCTCGACATCAAATGTTGGTCTCAAGTCTGGAACCAGTGGACTTCAAAATGCTAAAACTaagatcaaaaattttatggATACTTTGTTGAACAAAACTACACCCTGTATCAGCGGTGGTAATTGTTCCAATGATTATTCATCAACCAATGTCGATACTGTTggtcaatcaaaaaatatcCGTATGTCTTCGCCGATTATCACcaatcaaaatcgatatGATAATACTGCAAAtccaatgaatcatcatacTAGAACTAGAAGACGACGACATCCACGAACTCCACTTGAAACCAGATCTGGGCTcgaatttcaacaacagctTTCgtcaccattcattcaacgaGCTTTACCTCCAGTTCCGGCAACGTTATTCactgatcataataataataatagtaataatatcgataatgataacgGATCCAATCATATAACCACTGCGAACAATGAAGATCATTCTTTAAGATATAGATCTTCACTTCAATGTCAGATTTCTCGGTctcaattgaaatcaatgtcTGAATATGAACGTCAAAAATATTTAGACTATGTGTCTAGCATTGAACGTGTCAAAAAT TGTGGTTGGTATTGGGGGCCTATATCCGGTGAGATGgctgaaaaattattagaaCCTGAACCATGTGGCTCATTCTTGGTACGTGATTCGTCTGATGAacattatattttttctttgtcattTAAACTCGATGAAATGGTTCGCCATGTTCGCATTGAACAGGAACAAg GCAATTTTAGTTTTGGCTCATTGAAAAAGTTCCGGTCATCGACAATTGTCGATTTTATCGAGAGTGCTATGGAACATTCACGTAGTGggcaatttttattctttttgcGTTTGGGTCCTGAACTAGGGCCAATTCGTGTTCAACTTCTTTATCCGGTGTCCAGATTTAAACGCGTACAATCATTACAGCATATTTGTCG ATTTGTAATTCTACAATTCGTTCGACGAGATCAAATTCATGAACTGGCACTTCCGAAATATCTTCGTCAATATTTGGATACaccatattattattcagaaGAATTGGCTAAAATGCAACCTAAAACAGAAAGTGATATCGATAAAGAAAAACGTTTGTTAGATATGAAGCGGAAACTCTTCTTACAAACAGATTATCAGACGTTAATATCAAAAATGCTGATAAATCGAGTTAatttagagaaaaaattatcgatacaTTTACCGCTAATTGATCCAttggataatgataattcatctgatgaagatgttgacaccaaagaaaataaatccGATTCCATAGCCAttatccatgatgatgatgacgatgataaccACGAACAACAGTTGTTATAA
- the LOC142598202 gene encoding uncharacterized protein LOC142598202, with protein MTNNHKSLGDNNDDSSDGCDSDSCKRHGHHQLQVDNENDDEQQKNLIRMKLKSKSSTNIDDDNNYDNLDDQIRSVCSPIIMTNNPPCGIRFQFRFNHQRPQTTTGISYSRQNCSRLKKILMFGHYHQAHNSAEFKSNTLNICDQLMANSNDKDSEMIIQQVGDSISDIESLESLNLHDHQLIDNFISPHRTTKSYSSPTSPKIMISACHVSKIEDENVEPTKSIVRVIKPTALHPTIHYYPPRPSTSVGVHSGLIEPSSFMASTSSSANSSSNYSSAFHQVLSHHQQSSKSNSLSEPSLVIASNPYSNPISLENIEHEGTINHDVKSIGKQS; from the exons atgacaaacaaCCATAAATCATtgggtgataataatgatgatagtagTGATGGCTGCGATTCTGATTCATGTAAAAGACATGgacatcatcaattacaggtcgacaatgaaaatgatgatgaacaacaaaagaatttgatcagaatgaaattgaaatctaAATCTTCGActaacattgatgatgataataactaTGATAATCTTGATGATCAG ATTCGTTCGGTTTGTTCaccgataataatgacaaataaTCCTCCGTGTGGAATACGTTTTCAATTcagattcaatcatcaaaggCCACAGACAACGACCGGTATCAGCTATAGTCGTCAAAATTGTTCACGTTTGAAAAAGATTCTCATGTttggccattatcatcaagcaCATAATTCTGCAGAATTCAAGTCAAATACTTTAAACATCTGTGATCAATTAATGGCCAATAGTAATGATAAAGATTCAGAAATGATAATCCAACAGGTTGGTGATTCAATTTCCGATATTGAATCTTTGGAATCACTAAATCTACATGATCATCAGCTTATTGACAATTTTATATCACCTCATCGAACGACCAAATCCTATTCATCCCCTACTTCTcccaaaataatgatttctgCTTGTCAtgtttcaaaaattgaagatgaaaatgttgaacCTACCAAATCTATAGTTCGTGTTATAAAACCCACAGCTCTTCATCCAACCATCCACTATTATCCACCAAGACCATCTACCTCAGTTGGTGTACATTCTGGTTTGATAGAACCGTCCTCTTTCATGGCctctacatcatcatcagcaaacTCATCATCGAATTATTCTTCAGCATTTCATCAAGTGttatctcatcatcaacaatcatccaAGTCAAATTCATTGAGTGAACCATCATTGGTGATTGCATCAAATCCTTATTCGAATCCAATTTCACTGGAAAATATTGAACATGAAGGAACAATTAATCATGACGTGAAATCTATTGGAAAACAGTCATAA
- the mIF3 gene encoding mitochondrial translation initiation factor 3, protein MTRMKSIKMFNFINPRFFYSQIHWKNSKILLQTFATTNTNKTFYLPFVKSYSILNSIDSSQLLISVNSISSRYLSQSQKNSPHNNEIDVSDIAALESNDNGVKKTKYRGKTPELLKVYLRDEKNRLLGLMTMIEAEKLAQKHKKVLIQIEGPAKKIMTMKFSDPRFDQKDDHINDDGDDDVHTDDDSIVKFKKKTSPKIMSFTSKVSEHDLQVKINHVKKFLLRGQETLVKIASTVSNGSDKSKLENIFHEFESIFKESNGCRINQKRLTDRDLKFNILISDVEKAKQNLSFTNKMDNIKSIPNLDDIDPHKLLEEDSSKSILNEIENHQNK, encoded by the exons ATGACAagaatgaaatcaataaaaatgttcaacTTTATCAATCCACGTTTCTTTTACTCTCAAATTCATTGgaagaattcaaaaattcttCTACAAACATTTGCAactacaaatacaaataaaactttttatttACCGTTCGTTAAAAGCTATTCTATCCTGAATAGTATCGATTCTTCACAACTTTTAATATCTGTAAATTCTATAAGTTCAAGATATTTATCACAATCACAGAAAAATTCAcctcataataatgaaatcgATGTATCTGATATTGCTGCTCTTGaatctaatgataatggtgttaaaaaaactaaatatcGTGGCAAAACACCAGAATTGCTCAAAGTTTATCTacgtgatgaaaaaaatcgtctACTTGGTTTGATGACCATGATTGAAGCGGAAAAATTGGcacaaaaacataaaaaagtACTAATACAAATTGAAGGTCCtgctaaaaaaattatgacaaTGAAATTCAGTGATCCtagatttgatcaaaaagatgaccatatcaatgatgatggtgatgatgatgttcataccgatgatgattcaattgttaaatttaagaaaaaaacatcaccaAAAATAATGTCATTCACATCAAAAGTGAGCGAACATGATCTACAAGTTAAAATTAAtcatgtgaaaaaatttctactCCGTGGCCAAGAAACTTTAGTGAAGATTGCTTCGACGGTATCGAATGGATCcgataaatcaaaattg gaaaatatttttcatgaatttgaatcaattttcaaagaaTCGAATGGCTgtcgaatcaatcaaaaacgTTTAACTGATCgagatttgaaatttaatattttaatttcagATGTTGAAAAAGCGAAGCagaatttatcatttacaaacaaaatggataATATAAAATCCATTCCTAATCTTGATGACATCGATCCGCATAAATTACTGGAAGAAGACagttcaaaatcaattttgaatgaaattgaaaatcatcaaaataaataa
- the LOC124500375 gene encoding uncharacterized protein LOC124500375, with amino-acid sequence MSEFAQYRDISNRLKKRFNLIRKPNLKESSESYRKLAQQLTPFPNYSGYCMYSAAKCEHQIVGSLKEQLNQSSNSITGEAQKADSQSNVSILPSSSSNRANQALENLLSEALWTEFQSWLDTARIFSQTDQMEVDINGAISAYAHAIQTCPSPRMLSVVLIELASLYLKHQRFYEAAESFIEAGQFREAINCLLRGHFYQDAYHCYQEMFKKQPNFENFSNLTDVISTKTSSNMHAKTATNSNSSVSQQKSSILSLFKKKQPNLETLLKSPDDPKSDSNSLRNRNPRFPPFKVEGNNPFDFCENKLTIDDYITFFLLRLYLYDPVKYEYPSPIIPIPKHSIVRRFEDECDQYIQDLDDDSVEFCSGTIKDGSTIKCSSSIFLKASILSLPFIDMINSRWIDRSIDDVIKLNHLLETLYLSYRNELRSSLDNEYSDYDIIQPPLSSSGDEIDDDEEIKTKSKEISGSCKKHDSEDSEETEFADEDSFSSIMGTSTRYDSKDSSDDEHLCSNDANKLQHHFHSSKTLTAPGAVPASPGLKLLETGELDDISARLSFLANRKTPSFSNVHIRKESVDSKMDNMEFILKPKKLESRVKEKLEQVELKWISKYIPDESNDGCRNKLEEQLFDDDHDEHNDHIRQEIAKQLHPLLNCNQIQLLYDILREKE; translated from the coding sequence ATGTCTGAATTTGCTCAATATCGAGACATCTCCAATCGTCTTAAGAAACGATTCAATTTAATCCGTAAACCTAATCTTAAAGAATCTTCAGAATCTTATCGTAAACTTGCACAACAATTAACGCCCTTCCCAAATTATTCAGGTTATTGTATGTATTCAGCAGCTAAATGTGAACATCAAATTGTTGGATCATTAAAAGAgcaattaaatcaatcatctaACTCTATAACTGGAGAAGCTCAAAAAGCTGATTCTCAATCAAATGTTTCcatattaccatcatcatcatcgaatcgtGCGAATCAAGCGCTAGAAAATCTTTTATCTGAAGCATTATGGACTGAATTCCAATCATGGTTGGATACGGCAAGAATATTCAGTCAAACTGATCAAATGGAGGTGGATATAAACGGTGCCATATCGGCATATGCTCATGCTATACAAACATGTCCATCTCCACGTATGTTATCGGTGGTGTTGATCGAATTGGCATCACTTTACCTCAAACATCAACGATTTTACGAAGCTGCAGAATCTTTTATTGAAGCTGGACAATTTCGTGAAGCAATCAATTGTCTACTTCGTGGTCATTTCTATCAAGATGCCTATCATTGTTATCAGGAAATGTTCAAGAAACAGcctaattttgaaaatttttccaatcttACTGATGtgatatcaacaaaaacttcATCAAACATGCATGCGAAAACAGCGACAAATTCTAACTCTTCTGTttcacaacaaaaatcttcaatTCTCTCATTGTTCAAAAAGAAACAGCCAAATTTAGAAACCTTACTGAAATCACCTGATGATCCGAAATCTGATTCAAATTCACTTCGTAATCGTAATCCTAGGTTTCCTCCCTTCAAAGTTGAAGGCAATAATCCGTTTGAtttttgtgaaaataaattaactattgatgattatataacATTTTTTCTACTACGTCTTTATTTATATGATCCGGTTAAATATGAATATCCATCACCAATCATTCCAATACCGAAACATTCGATCGTTAGACGATTTGAAGATGAATGCGATCAATATATACAagatcttgatgatgattcggttGAATTTTGTTCCGGTACGATTAAAGATGGATCAACTATTAAATGTTCATCAAGTATATTTTTAAAAGCAtcgatattatcattaccattcaTCGACATGATTAACAGCCGTtggatcgatcgatcaatcgatgatgtgataaaattaaatcatctTTTGGAAACACTATATCTTTCTTACCGTAATGAACTTCGATCATCGTTAGATAATGAATATTCTGATTATGACATAATTCAACCGCCGCTCTCATCAAGtggtgatgaaattgatgatgatgaagaaataaagactaaatcaaaagaaatttcTGGATCTTGTAAAAAACATGATTCAGAAGATTCAGAAGAAACCGAATTTGCCGATGAGGATAGTTTCTCTTCAATTATGGGCACAAGTACACGTTATGATTCGAAAGATTctagtgatgatgaacatctaTGTAGTAATGATGCCAATAAATTacaacatcattttcattcgagTAAAACATTGACAGCTCCAGGTGCAGTACCAGCTAGTCCAGgattaaaattattagaaACCGGAGAACTAGATGATATAAGTGCCCGATTAAGTTTTTTGGCTAACCGTAAGACACCATCATTTTCGAATGTTCACATAAGAAAAGAATCGgttgattcaaaaatggataatatggaatttattttaaaaccgaaaaaattaGAAAGTCGTGTCAAAGAGAAACTGGAACAAGTTGAACTTAAATGGATCAGTAAATATATTCCggatgaatcaaatgatggtTGTCGTAATAAATTGGAAGAacaattgtttgatgatgatcatgatgaacataatgatcatattcGACAAGAAATTGCTAAACAGCTTCATCCATTATTAAATTGTAATCAGATACAATTACTTTATGATATtttgagagaaaaagaatga
- the DCTN5-p25 gene encoding dynactin 5, p25 subunit, translated as MEVNDMFYNQMDYIETASGNKVCRKSVLCGPQSIMILGKTIVQEGCIIRGDLASVKVGRYCVISKNAVIRPPFKKFTKGVAFNPMTIGEHVYIGEDTIVNAANIGSYVYIGNNCVIGRYCNLKDGCYIADNSVLPHGTNVPAFGIYRGSPASYSGLIFESMADVMTDFTKSYYQKFRPQPSS; from the exons atggaagtAAATGATATGttttataatcaaatggATTATATTGAGACCGCATCCGGTAATAAAGTTTGTAGAAAATCTGTCCTATGTGGACCACAAAGTATCATGATACTTGGAAAG aCAATCGTACAAGAAGGGTGTATTATACGTGGAGATTTAGCTTCAGTAAAAGTTGGCCGATATTGTGTAATAAGTAAAAATGCTGTTATACGTCCACCATTTAAGAAATTTACCAAAGG tGTTGCATTTAACCCTATGACCATTGGTGAACACGTTTACATTGGTGAGGATACGATTGTCAATGCTGCTAATATTGGTTCATATGTTTATATTGGAAATAATTGTGTGATCGGAAGATATTGCAATTTAAAAGATGGTTGTTACATTGCGGACAATTCTGTTCTTCCTCATGGAACAAATGTTCCAGCATTCGGTATATATCGTGGATCACCAGCTTCATATAGCGGTTtaatatttgaatcaatggCCGATGTTATGACAGATTTTACTAAAtcttattatcaaaaattccGTCcccaaccatcatcatga
- the LOC124500385 gene encoding ankyrin repeat domain-containing protein 13D: MLTEDDIQQRYPLHTFVWKNSHSQLKDYLSLHSKDVNLEQKDIRSRTPLMLAAALDHKECVRILLDHNALVNVTDHTGFNVLHEAVTTADPKLIRDVYLRKELQRINSIRVDGIPRLLSKICDTTDFYLEMKWEFTSWIPLISQLCPSDTYRIYKRGSKVRVDSTLIGIDEVTNEATIDWQRGNTSLILSGSENGCTFIEIDHNKRSVHKRAMEIIRPDEVHDLLGITEDQIADRLTQPIKTMYIDSEKVNFERAKSGFIGFRTDRVDQFNGYECKVYLAQNVEFITKTRIEHLTQEDKMRYKKMKDSSSLASFRSIVGIHEQNIPNPFENDEVYNSNPELRRNPYRLSLLDYFNLTPDDPRDIGSPRETNIKKQYFKANIWMSDDFPLSLKEQILPIVDMVATYSSHFAKLRDFITGKLPTGFPVKIEIPLFHLLNAKITFGNVFAQDSPVDGVSMSCFPDQSTINPGKEDFISPSSSSSNNHRNGKCTVDEKCFEPPEDYQILGNNSIFSMMSLDNHSENSAIHDDEDDDEYIKYILNQYNAKKTSSSTNDKCHIMDANKANQDQQKKLKTEPELSIMEALSYDSEKDLQKAIQLSLMEYNQQKDREAHVQSLALQSPSVNQIHANGSIVKSKKATDTKSIGNSSQIKCKEDNVLMIDDKIMKDVEDRCSITSSLSSYQSCDNNNENNDSNENIVPSAANNFINNGTHRRDKNESEVENVEEDEEKQLIQLTMEQSKRDHDEYERRRQMEEDEIIYKVLKLSMIEK, from the exons ATGCTTACCGAAGATGACATTCAACAACGATATCCTTTGCATACTtttgtttggaaaaattCACACAGTCAATTGAAAGATTATCTTTCATTGCATTCCAAG GATGTTAATCTGGAACAAAAAGATATCCGTAGTCGAACCCCGTTAATGTTGGCCGCCGCTCTAGATCATAAAGAATGTGTACGTATTTTACTTGATCACAATGCTCTGGTTAATGTAACGGATCATACGGGTTTTAATG tATTACATGAAGCTGTTACAACAGCTGATCCTAAATTAATTCGTGATGTTTATCTAAGAAAAGAATTACAACGTATTAATTCGATACGAGTGGATGGAATTCCGCGACTTTTATCTAAAATATGTGATACCACCGATTTTTATTTAGAGATGAAATGGGAATTCACATCATGGATACCATTGATTTCTCAGCTCTGTCCCAGTGATACATATCGCATTTATAAACGTGGTTCTAAAGTTCGTGTAGATTCCACATTGATAGGTATCGATGAAGTTACCAATGAAGCAACCATTGATTGGCAGCGTGGAAATACATCGCTAATTTTGTCTGGCTCAGAAAATGGCTGCacttttattgaaattgatcacAATAAACGCAGCGTACATAAGCGTGCAATGGAAATTATACGACCCGATGAAGTTCATGATTTATTGGGTATTACCGAAGATCAGATAGCCGATCGTTTAACACAACCAATTAAAACAATGTATATAGATAGTGAAAAAGTGAATTTTGAACGGGCTAAATCAGGTTTTATTGGCTTTCGTACCGATCGTGTAGATCAATTCAATGGCTATGAATGTAAAGTTTATTTGGCACAAAATGTCGAATTCATTACTAAAACTCGCATCGAACATTTAACTCAAGAAGATAAAATGcgttataaaaaaatgaaagattcatcttcattagCATCATTTCGTTCGATTGTTGGCATACATGAACAGAATATACCAAATCCAttcgaaaatgatgaagTATATAATTCCAATCCTGAATTACGACGGAATCCATATCGATTATCATTGCTCGATTATTTTAATCTTACTCCGGATGATCCTCGTGATATTGGATCACCAAGAGAAACGAATATCAAAAAACAGTATTTCAAAGCAAATATTTGGATGTCGGATGATTTTCCATTGTCACTAAAGGAACAAATTCTTCCCATCGTAGATATGGTGGCTACTTATAGTTCACATTTTGCTAAATTACGTGATTTTATAACAGGCAAATTACCCACAGGATTTCCAGTCAAAATCG AGATTCCACTGTTCCATTTGTTAAATGCAAAAATAACATTTGGAAATGTATTTGCACAAGATTCACCAGTGGATGGTGTAAGTATGAGTTGTTTTCCTGATCAATCTACAATCAATCCTGGTAAAGAAGATTTCATTTctccatcatcgtcatcatcgaataatcaTAGAAATGGCAAATGTACTGTTGATGAGAAATGTTTTGAACCACCTGAAGATTATCAAATTTTAG GTaacaattcaatattttctatGATGAGTCTTGATAATCATTCAGAAAATTCAGccatacatgatgatgaagatgatgatgaatatattaaATATATTCTTAATCAATACAATGCGAAAAAGACATCATCTTCAACGAATGATAAATGCCACATAATGGATGCTAATAAAGCCAATCAagaccaacaaaaaaaacttaaaacGGAACCGGAATTATCCATCATGGAAGCATTAAGTTATGATTCTGAAAAAGATTTACAAAA AGCTATACAGTTGAGTTTGATGGAATATAATCAGCAAAAAGATCGTGAAGCCCATGTTCAATCATTAGCACTTCAATCACCTTCGGTTAATCAAATACACGCTAATGGATCGATTGTCAAATCGAAAAAAGCCACCGATACTAAGTCAATTGGCAATTCTAGCCAGATAAAATGTAAAGAAGATAATGTTCttatgattgatgataaaataatgaaagaTGTCGAAGATCGATGTTCAATTacgtcatcattgtcatcatatcaaagctgtgataataataatgaaaataatgattccaatgaaaatattgttcCAAGTGCTgccaataattttattaacAACGGTACACATCGTAgagataaaaatgaatctgaagttgaaaatgttgaagaagatgaagaaaaacaattaatacAATTAACGATGGAACAATCGAAACGTGATCACGATGAATATGAACGTCGCCGTCAAATGGAAGAAGATGAAATTATCTACAAGGTTTTAAAActttcaatgattgaaaaatga